In the Flavobacteriales bacterium genome, TCGCCGGGATCGCTCCAGCGGATCTCGTACACCACCTCGCTGAAGCGGAGCGGCACGGTGTCGTGCACGGTGAGCTCGATGGTCTGATCGGTCAGGGTCTGCCCCAGGGCGAGGGCCGGGGCGCACAGCGGAAGCAGGGCAGGGAGGCGCATGATGAAGGGGTTCAGCGGCGGTCCAGGCGGACGATGTTCTCCACGTGGAAGGTGTGCGGGAACATGTCCACCGGTCGCACGAAGGTGACGCGGTAGTGGTCGTTCAGCAGGGCCAGGTCGCGGGCCTGGGTGGCGGGGTTGCAGCTCACGTACACGATGCGGGGCGGGGCCATCTCGCGCAGGCGCATCACCACGTCCTCGTGCATGCCCGCGCGCGGCGGGTCGGTGATCACCACGTCCGGACGGCCGTTCCGCTGCACGAAGGTGGCGTCCAGCAGGTGCCTCAGGTCGCCCGCCTCGAAGTGCACGTTGGTGATGCCGTTCAGCCGGGCGTTGGCCCAGGCGTCCTCCACCGCCTCGGGCACGATCTCCGCGCCCACCACCTGCGCCGCCCGGCCGGCCACGTACAGGCTGATGGTGCCCGCCCCGCTGTACAGGTCGTAGACCCGCTCGGTCCCCGTGAGGCCCGCGAGCTCGCGGGTGAGCGCGTACATGGCCTGCGCCTGGGCCGGGTTGGTCTGGAAGAAGCTCTTGGGCCCGATGCGGTAGCGAAGCGCACGTCCCGTGGCGGCATCGGTGAACACCTCCACCAGATGATCGCGCCCGGCGTGCACCTGGATGTCGAGGTCCCAGAGGGTGTCGTTGCGCTTGGTGTTCACCGTCCACAGCACGCTGGTGAGCTGCGGGAAGGCGTCCAGCAGCGCATCGAGCAGGGCGGTGCGCTGTTCGGGCCGGTCCTCGCCGAAGGCCACAAGCACCATGCACTCGCCCGTGAGGGTGGTCCGCACCATCACCGTGCGCAGGCCGCCCTGGTGCGCGCGGATGTTGTAGAAGCTCATGCCCAGTTCGGCGGCCTTGGCGCGGAGGAAGTTGCGCACGGCGTCGCTCGGGGCGGGTTGCAGATGGCACTCGTCCACCTGCAGCACGCGGTCGAAGCGCTGGGGATGTGGAAGCCCAGGGCGTTGCGGTCGGCGATGTCGCCCATGGTCCGCAGCTCGGCGTGGGTGAACCAACGGTGCGCGCTGGCGGTGAACTCGAGCTTGTTGCGGTAGCCGCGCGTGGCGGGCGAGGGCAGGGTGGGCTGCACCTCCGGCAGCTCCAGCCCGCCGAGGCGCTCCAGGTTGTCGATCCCCTGCTGGCGCTTGAACTCGAGCTGCTTCGCATAGTCCAGGTCCTGCCACTTGCAGCCGCCGCAGCTGCCGAAGTGCCGGCAGAAGGGTTGCACCCGGTCGGGGCTGGGCTCCACGATGCGGGTGGCCGACGCCTCGGCGAAGCTCTTCTTGCGGGTGTGGATCCGCAGGTCGGCCGTGTCGCCGGGCACCGCGCCGGTGACGAAGACCACCAGTCCATCCAACCGAGCCAGGGCCTTGCCGTTGGCGCCCCAGCCCGTGATGGGTACGGCGGCCACCTCTTCGGCGGTACGGGACGCGCGGCGCGGCATGGGCGGCAAAGATGGAAGGTTGAGCCGCTTATCTTTGACAGGCCATGAAGATCCTCCTTGAAGTACCCACGAGCAAGGCTAAAATGATGATCGAGCTGCTCAGTAGCATCTCTTTCGTCAAGGTCGCTCCGTTGAGCAAGGATAAGTCCCGTCGGGTTGAGGACCTGATCGAGGCGATGGCGGAGGTCGGCGAGATCAAACGCGGTGCACGCAAAGGCAAGCCGTTGAAGCAGTTCCTCGATGAGCTTTGAGGTCATTGCGCTGCGGCCCTTCCAGCGCGACCTGAAACGGCTCTTGAAGAAGTATCCCTCCTTGAAGAAGGACGTCGCAACCTTGGGTGCCATCCTGGAGCGTGACCCCTTCATCGGGAAGTCCCTTGGGAAGGACTGCTACAAGGTCCGACTTTCGATCACGTCGAAAGGCCGCGGAAAGAGCGGTGGAGGCAGGGTGATCACGCATGTTCATGTGGCAGGTGACACGGTGCATCTGCTGGCGCTGTACGACAAGGCGGAGCGCGATACGCTTTCGGACAAGGAGTTGGAACAATTGCTGAGCTGGATACCGGAATAGGGAATGTCGCATGACTTGGAGGTTCGCCGAACGCACGGCCCCGAACCCCTAGTTTTGCCGCTTCCGCGCAGAACGACCGTCCTTCCAGCCATGTCGATCCACTCCAGCATCCGCACCCGCACGCAGCAGGCCATCGAGCTCGAGGAGCACTACGGGGCCCACAACTACCACCCCCTTCCGGTGGTGCTCGACAGCGGCAAGGGCGTGTTCGTATGGGACGTGGAAGGCAAGCGCTACTACGACTTCCTCAGCGCCTACAGCGCCGTGAACCAGGGCCACTGCCACCCGCGCCTCGTGAAGGTGATGCAGGAGCAGGCCACGCGCATGACGCTCACCAGCCGCGCCTTCTACAACAGCGTGCTCGGCGAGTACGCCCGCACCGTGTGCACCCTCTTCGGCTACGACCGCATGCTGCCCATGAACACCGGCGCCGAGGCCGTGGAGACCGCCATCAAGATGGCGCGCAAGTGGGGCTACGAGAAGAAGGGCATCCCGGCGGGGCAGGCCAGGGTCATCGTGTGTGAGGGCAACTTCCACGGCCGCACCATCACCATCGTCAGCATGAGCACCGACCCAGACAGCCAGGGCGGCTTCGGGCCGTTCACGCCCGGCTTCGAGGTGATCCCCTACGACGACATTCCGGCGCTGGAGAGGGCGCTGGAGGACCCGCACGTCTGCGCCTTCCTCGTGGAGCCCATCCAGGGCGAGAAGGGCGTGTACGTGCCGGCCGACGACTACATCCCCCGCGCCATCGCCGCCTGCAAGGCCCGCAACGTGCTCTTCATCGCGGACGAGATCCAGACCGGCATTGCGCGCACCGGCCGGCTGCTCGCCTCCTGCCACCACAGCGGCTGCCACTGCACCAAGGGCCTCTGCGAAGCACGCGAAGGGGTGCAGCGCCCCGATGTGGTGATCCTCGCCAAGGCCCTCAGCGGCGGCATGTACCCGGTGAGCGCCGTGCTGGCCGACGATGCGGTGATGAACGTCTTCACCCCCGGCACCCACGGCAGCACCTACGGCGGCAACCCCATGGGCGCGCGCCTGGCCATCGAGGCCCTGGGCATTGCGCAGGACGAGGACCTCTGCGGCAACGCCGACCGGCTCGGTGAGCTCTTCCGCGCCGAGATGCGGAAGCTGGTGGACGAGTACCCCTTCGTGAAGCTGGTGCGCGGCCGCGGGCTGCTGAATGCGCTCGTGATCGAAGCCCGCACGGCGCCGGATGGCAGCCCGAGGACGGCCTGGGAGCTCTGCCTGCTGCTGCGCGATAACGGCCTGCTGGCCAAGCCCACCCACGGCGACATCATCCGCTTCGCCCCGCCGCTGGTGATCACCGCCGAGCAGCTGATGGAGTGCGTGAACATCATCCGCACCAGCGTGCGGCAGTTCGCGTAGGTGGACGAAGCGAGCGGTTGGGCGCTACCTTTATGGTCACATCACACGCCATGAACACGACCGCCCTACGTGACCGCCTTCATGCCTTGGTGGACTCGATCCAGAACGAGGCCTTGCTCTCGCGTGTGCACGAGCTGCTCGCCAGCGCGGTCGGTGACAGCGGCGTGTGGAACACGTTGACAGTGGAGCAGCAGGAGCGCGTTCTACGGGCGCATGAGGCCTCGAAGGATCCCGCGAACCTGCGTGCGTCGGAAGAGGTGCTCCGGCGGCATCGACCATGAGCCTCCGGCCGGTCTGGACCATCCAGGCGGACAACACCTTCGGAGCGCTCCTCGGATACATCCGGCATGAGTGGGGCGTGACCGCAGCACGGTCGTTCCACGAAGAGGTGGAACACACAGTGGACCTGCTGGTCGTTTTTCCCGAAGGCGGGATCCTCGAACGGGCCGAACTGGGTATCCGGAGCATTCCGGTCGCGCGGCAAGTGCGCCTCTTCTACCGGGTGGCCGATGACCAGTTGATCATCCTGGACTTCGTCGATGTGCGCACTCAGCGGTTCCAGCGCACGCGAGGGAACCCACCCTAGGTGCACGGGCTGATCCCCAGTACCACCATCCGCACCAGTGTGCGGCAGTTCGCATCGGTGCCTTGCACGGCCCGTGAGCGGCGCGTGCCGCCTACCCGCGGTGGTCATTCGCAGTTGGACGCTGGCGCGCCGCTTTGGGCGCGATGGCGTTCAACGGGCCTGCGCTTGCCGCAGGCCGCCTTTCGAGAACTTGTTTCTGGACGAAAAGTACAACGCTTCAACGGGAGTTGGCACCGGGACGAGGGCGGCTTGCGGCAAGCGCATGTTAGGCGCAGTTTTCTAGTTTATTTCCTTTAATTCTAGTGGTATACTGTGTTCTTTCAAGTAGGATAGGAATAAATCATGGTCTTCAAATTCCGCAGTATTTAGTTTCACGGTTTCACCGTCAGGCATCTTATCGTACTGTAAGCACCCCCTGAAACAGGTGCAGGTGAAAGTAGAAACACCTAACCTTGATCAGGATGAAGAAGAGCAGATTCACCGAGGCGCAGATCGTTGGGATGCTGCGCGAGCATGAGGCGGGCAAGAAGGTGGCGGACCTGTGCCGGGAGCACGGTGTGAGCCAGCCCACGTTCTACCAGTGGAAGGCCAAGTACAGCGGCCTGGACGCCAACCAGCTCAAGGAGTTCAAGGAGCTGAAGGCCAAGTATGCCCGGCTGGAGAAGATGTACACTGAGGCGCAGATGGACCGCCAGGTGCTCAAGGAGATCATCGAGGGAAAGTTGTAGGCCCGGACGATAAGCGAGAGATCGTACGCCGACTGGTCGAACAGCGCCAGTACAGCGAACGCCGGGCCTGCAAGCTGTTGAGTTTGAGCGCGAGCGTGTACCGCTACGTGCCCAAGGAGAAGAACGACGTGGAGGTGATCGAGCACATGATGCGTGTGGCCGAGAGTGAGCCC is a window encoding:
- a CDS encoding transposase, translating into MKKSRFTEAQIVGMLREHEAGKKVADLCREHGVSQPTFYQWKAKYSGLDANQLKEFKELKAKYARLEKMYTEAQMDRQVLKEIIEGKL
- the rocD gene encoding ornithine--oxo-acid transaminase, which gives rise to MSIHSSIRTRTQQAIELEEHYGAHNYHPLPVVLDSGKGVFVWDVEGKRYYDFLSAYSAVNQGHCHPRLVKVMQEQATRMTLTSRAFYNSVLGEYARTVCTLFGYDRMLPMNTGAEAVETAIKMARKWGYEKKGIPAGQARVIVCEGNFHGRTITIVSMSTDPDSQGGFGPFTPGFEVIPYDDIPALERALEDPHVCAFLVEPIQGEKGVYVPADDYIPRAIAACKARNVLFIADEIQTGIARTGRLLASCHHSGCHCTKGLCEAREGVQRPDVVILAKALSGGMYPVSAVLADDAVMNVFTPGTHGSTYGGNPMGARLAIEALGIAQDEDLCGNADRLGELFRAEMRKLVDEYPFVKLVRGRGLLNALVIEARTAPDGSPRTAWELCLLLRDNGLLAKPTHGDIIRFAPPLVITAEQLMECVNIIRTSVRQFA
- a CDS encoding type II toxin-antitoxin system RelE/ParE family toxin, with the protein product MSLRPVWTIQADNTFGALLGYIRHEWGVTAARSFHEEVEHTVDLLVVFPEGGILERAELGIRSIPVARQVRLFYRVADDQLIILDFVDVRTQRFQRTRGNPP